The Cucumis melo cultivar AY chromosome 9, USDA_Cmelo_AY_1.0, whole genome shotgun sequence genome includes the window CATTTCTAACTCAAAAATCATTTGTCAAGATGCAAGTCCTCTTAGAAAATAGTACATAAACAACATAGATAACATATTGTCCTATTTTCTATGTTTACATTCCAATACAATAATCAATGGACTTCACCGGGACTTAAATTCATGATTTCAATATTAGAAGCAAAAGAAAAGGAGAATCTTAAACAGAAGTTGAGCTTCATCAATAAAaacatgataaaaaaaaaactataccTTAGTATAGccataaattgtagtcataaaTTAATATTCCGAGCTTCTCTTAATACTACGACGCCCGACCAGTCGTTCGCAGAAGAAACAAACGACTGGTCGGGCGTCGGAGCCGGCTTCGCGTCCGCAGAACAATGGGAAGATTGGTCAGCCGTCGACGCCTTGCCGTCCGCGGAAGAATAGTAAGAGGCGGAAGAATCGAACGATTAGGGTTGGCACGAATTTGGGGATtctcaaaatgaagatgaagACTAGGGATTTTACAGAAATTCGATAGATTTCGTGTACTTAGTTTCTTTGTAAAACGTTTATCTATGttattgttatatttgaaagTTCTTATTTATATGTGTACTAGTTTTGTGAAATattaatatatgttaaagttttggaattgtCCTCTTgcatatttatttataatacaggaacaataatataaataaattacaattaaaaaaatggaaaattgctTTACGGTtctgaaatgtcatgaacaaaAAATTTCTTGACCgtttgcaaatgtcataaacaatgaAATTCTTGACGGCTCtcaaatgtcattaaaaagcatactcttgacggttcccAATTGTCATGAAAAAGAATACTCTTGATGGTTACAAAagtcataaacaatcactttcttgacggttaataaatgtcatgaaaaacacactcttgacggttttaaaatatcatgaatattCGTATTCTTAACGGTTTCTGTCATTCATACTCATATTCTTGACAGTTCTATACTTTAATTAAAACTTATgctcttgacggttctaaactgtcatgaaaaattgaatacttgatggttataaactgtcaacgttcacaattcttgacgttttttacaactatcaagaactttgtctttcttgacactggattcaatgacggttttaaaaccgtcaagaataatcattcttgacggtttaaaaccgtcaagagagtgAGTTTTTATAGTAGTGTTAAGGCAAGTTTCacatttgctatatttgcaattttttttaaatgttgctacatacttaattattatatttctaaaattgCCACCAATTATAATTACCCCTTAATTTAGAATAGTTCCTCTTGAATAGGAAGAAAACCGACTATAATGACTTGGTAGGATTAACATAGGAGAATTTCAATTGTGCTTAGtggtataaaaaaaaatggacactacaagaaataacaaTTATGATAGCTAACGAAAAAGGGTATAAGagacttttaataacattttgTTTAAGATTTTGATCGCTCATATTATTGAGACTCTAAGactttttatagcatttttgTAAAGTTATAATGAATGTTATAGTAGAGTATGAAGATAGTAAAATGTATTTAGCTATAAAAACATTCAATAGCCATAGTCATTAGAGTTATCTTTACTTTTAACATATAATAGCTTAATTAAATGCTATCTTTGCTATTTAATAGTCTTTTCTTAATGTTTTCATTGATATATGGTAACCTTTTGAAGACTATTATATCACACACATATATAGCTTAGTCTTATGCTATAACATACAAAACATTGAAATTAAACGTCCATTTACAATACAAGCACTTGTTTTTGTCTAAATAGACACGTCCAATACTTTATTATCTATATATGCATTCAAATACAAATGATTTTCTTtcataaaatacaaaattcatATCAAGTACTAGCTGCATGTTGATCATGAATTATAGCATATATATCAATGGAATTGAACTTCCATctttaattgaaattttgagtgTAAAGGTATCATTTTATTCACTACCTAATAAAGTGAATTAGCGTCAATTTTGCTTTCCAAAGCCACTAATTAGGGGACGTTTGGCGCGCAGATTTAGAATCAAATTTCTGGAATGTTTGTGGACTTATTTGATAGGAATCTAATGCTTGAGAATTATAAATGCATGTGTTTGGGGTGCATGGTTTGAAAATCTGGATTTCTGATGCTATACTTGGATGCTCGGTTTGAATTCCTGAGTTTAGCTAATCtatttagttagttttttttttttgtgaattggACATCCTAAATTTATCAtgtatcaaaattttaattgattttttttttcatatttgtacttctaattcaatttcttaattctattgatttttcatcacaataatgtaaaaatgaaaaattttaatattcaataacaataattttgattacaCAGTTGCATTAACATGAATGGTATAATTATGAATATTACAAaccatttataaaatataataagtcgaatgatatttatgaaagtttcagTTAAGCAACATTAAAAGGGGTCTAATAGATTTCAAAATAAGCATAAACCAAAAGGATCATGCAAAAGCGAAAGTTAATTAGAGTTACCTTTAGCTATATTTATGGTTACATTGCCTTTTTATGATGCGCATGCAACCTACTTTAAACCACTTTTATCAAAAGAGttcaaataaaaatgagtttttttatACACTTTTCTCTTAAGTCAATTCAATAAGTTCTAAGTCTTCTAGTTAAATTGACCAacagaaaaaatgaaaaatgttattagagacaaaaaataaatcatggtacatttgatatatatttaaaatttctacCATATTactaatatattaatatttgatttatatatacTTGAGATCACAAAGGATAGTTCATCAATTTTTAGCAaggaaaaatataacaaaataaacaaaatctccCAAAACGAAGGAAATATTAGTTTTaaacaaagaagagaaaatagatAATTAAGAAAGAtgatctaataataataatattaaaaaaaacttaagaagaaaagaaaatagaagaatgaaaaatatgtactttaaaaaatgttattgtgaTTAAATCAAAGGCGTATTTTGAAAATGACTCagagaaatttttttcaaaaatttatttttattaatttttgaaGCTTTGTGGCGGTTGCCGAAGTTGGTGGTTGAAAGTTCGTCGATAGAGTTGTCAGAAATGACATCCAATAGTCGGCCGACAATGGTCACCGAAGGTGGTGTTTGGAGTTGGCTGACAAATTTTCTAgattgaattagaaaaaaagaaaaggtaatcCATGGGTTTGAATAGTGTTTACTATTCAAACCTATGGGAAAGAGTGTAAAAAGCCTTGGTGAAGACGATTGTTTATCAATGGTAAAGATAGTCAACGGTCACCAATGTTTAATTAAGACAGTTGGTTGGTCGTCGATTATCATGACAATTGGTCGCCAAGGATCATGGCTATTGGTTATTGACCATCAAGACAAGAGGCACAACATGGATAATTAACGATAATGATTGATTGCCGTCGATCAAGATGTTCACCTAACGAGAAAAATGTCCAAAGTTGTAGGTCACCAACGATCAAAATGGGATCGATAATCGACAGTCAAGAGGATCCGAAGTCGTCGTGATCGTCCAAAGTTGATCCGAAGGCGATAATCAAGATGATACGGAATCGACAGTTAAGATGATCGGTCGTCGTGACCGTCGATCGGTCATCGGTCATTATTGTTGATTGTCAAGTTGGCTAACGTTTGTTGTCGATGGTCATCAATGATCAATGATAAGAGGttgaagagaaatttttttctaaaacatatgacattcaataaaaaaaacatattgcACGCCCATGAGTTTGGTTTCTTAATTAGAGCAATTTTATTCCAATCATCTAAATATGGGTTTGGCTTCAAATACCAAACCCCCTTCATTCTAAAACCATGAGCCAAACACTCATCCTTATAatgtttaagtgtaagtttgaATCTAAAAACTATAAAAAGTCCTAAAACTAGCAGAGCAAACACAAAAAAATGGCACTTTGATTAAACAAAATATTGTACTAATTAGCTTGCAGTTATACTTTTATTTGACTGGTTTGAGTGATCAAATACAACAGAATTTAATATTGTTTTGATACCAAGTCTTCATATGCCCTTTTCAAGTTTGTGGGTGAAGAATTGGTCACATCGAAACTCGCAAATATAATGTTTCCACTTCGATGCATATCAAACTCAATTGAAATACTTGACTATAATAGGCTAGCTAATACATATAAACAGAGTTCTCACTTTTTCTTAGGACGGAGCAAaccttgatttaatctctcccACCTTATCAGTCCCAATCTGGAAAGTTCTACCAAGGACGTCATTGTCGATGGCTGGAGAGGAGGAAAACAAGGCGGGAGCAACCACCAATATTCCCGGCAGCTGGCTGTTGAAGGCGACGATAGCGGAAGCAGGTTTATCCTTGTTGTTCTGCTGGTAATGGAGTAGGCCTACGGGGAAGACAAAGACTTCACCTTTTTTTATGGTCTTGGAAATCAGTTTGTTGGCAGTGGTTATGAATCCAACGTCGAGTTCTCCTTCAAGGATGAAGATGATCTCGGTGGCGCGTGGGTGCGTGTGGGGTGGAACGAGACCACCGTTTGGTGAGTATTCGACACGGTTGAGGGAAATGCCGAGGGTGTTGAGGCCGGGGACGCTGTCAACATTGGCTTGCGTGGCGGCGAACCCGATGGAGTTGTTGACTACGGCGGGGGTTGCTAGTCCGGCGAAGAAGAAGTCTGAGGCTGTTATGTTGGTATCCTCCTTGCATGGGAATCCATTCACTTTTATCCCTGTTACGTACCATTGTTGTACATCTAGCTAgcttaattaatttctaaacttAGAGAAagattatcattattattatttgattcaCCATCGATAGAATAGCCTAATTCGTACGTGTTCATTTAGTTCTTTTATTTCAAGAACATTCAAGTATTTATTTTGTTGCTAGATCATATGGTTGTCatttgtttgatttttgtaccatatgaagagaaaaagaaattaggCCAATTTTTAATCTTGAGGTTAATAATGTTTTATGTTCGTTCAATTGTGCTCAATAACCGTGGTTATTTTTCGTTAGTTTAGGCGTTTGataattgttttgttttttatcttttattttttaaaattaagcctacgaacatttttttttctactttcaaatttattgattttatagattattaatctatagttttcaaaaacctcaaaactttgtttttgtttttctagaacttggttaaaaataacaaatggaTACAAAAATTATGATTTCGAAAAAAAATAGGCTTAACTTCTAAAAttcgaaaaaaagaaaacagttAATAAATGACTCCtaaattttagatatttttttatatacatCTTTGAGTAAAAGAGTTGTATATTTTCTCACATCTGTTTTAATGCTTTATTATTTACTTCCACTAATCTACTTTTAAGAACCAAAgcgaaattgaaaaaaaaaaaaagaaaaagaaaaatctgaCATAATTTTCagaatttcattttaaaattaaacaagcTGGAATTCAATTGTTCAAATTTTCCatctaaattatattaaaaaaattaaacgaaaCAAACATTACATTttgaaaaatggtaaaaaaaatagtaaaatggATAAAATACGTATCCTTCCTATAAAAAGTAGTCGACTTTTGTCTTTCGTTAGTTTTTTTCTACCAAATGcaaaatcatcatcatcattttgaaaaaacctcttactttttttttttttatatagaaaaacAATATCTTAATTTTTAGAGTACTAAATTTATTTAAACATGCTCAAAACCAAATTAGTacatagattaaaaaaaaattgtcaaaaataataaatttgataaaatatttacgacatataacaaaattttagattctatcaataacaAACATTTGCTAACATTGATATCTTTTTATCAGTGCCATCAATGCAATTGATAAACAGAAATAGAACTCTATCAATTTCTACCATTGATAAAATCcaaaaattttgttataatgataaatattttaatttattttgctaGTTTTAAAAATACCCCTTTAAATAATACAACCAACCTTTTAAATAGGCCAAGTTAAATACTATAGCCAATCCTATTAAATACAAAATCAATCATTTAAAAACAGTGAGTGAACAAATAACTAAATAGACAAATTAAGCTCTCTGAACGAGCCTAACTCAACGATCTCAAGATTAGAGTTTCAATTCTTCCACCCACATAttgtaaaaggaaaaaagaagttGAAAAGTCTTAAACATTAAAACCAAAGACATGATTGAAAATCAACACTATTTTAATTTGAATCATTTTGTATGGATAGAGTCTACATGTTGATgtactaaattaaatttaaaattaaactacaTGACCAACAACAATACCAACATACACGATCACTTGCATACGTACCTTTGGAAGTATCAGCGACGCATAAGTCCTGAAGCAAGTCGGGGTCGAAGGCATGGAAACTCGGAATCGTTGTAGCTGCAATAAACAAGACAAAGAATACAAGAACTTTTGATGCAtccattaattatatatatatatatatatatatgtcgaAATTAGAATATGAATAAGAGGCAGAGAGAAGgatatatgtttattatttgACCTCCAAATTAGGGGGCTGGAATTTATATGGTGAAAGCAAGAGGGTTAGAactatagtttaattttatatGGTCGAAATAGTAGTTAATGCAAATATTTAGTTTGGAGGGGAAAGAACGCGTGAGAAGGAATGCTATATCATAAAAATTTAATAGTCATCAGCCTCAAACCTCAAATCAAAAATGTATTTTgtcctaataataataataataagtgtGGTTAATTAGTTTGAATTAAAGACAATTAAAAGTTTGGATAAAGACGGATGATCAGAAAATTGGTGTTGGTTTTGATTTGTAGTTGAAAGATCACTTCTTCTTGGGTTGTTGGATGGTTGGCTAAAATGTCCCACCTACAAATTGGAAACTACTCTTAGAGGAAATACAATACAATATTATTCGGACCATAATAATTTACAATACATCAATTACCATTTCATCAAAGATCAAATATACGTTGATTATTAAACTAAATTTCTTTATACTAATTTTATTACTTTGAGATCGTGATGAGTATATAGAGAGAAATGGGTCTATCGTGAAGCTCCGTGCAATTTGTGTGTATATGCATATGTATACATAGTGGAGTTAGATAAGTGTCTAATTTCCTATGATGCCTTCAATTTGTTATTTACGTTTTAAAATGACCTAAAAATTATatgtaaaatttataattttggaCCTATAGGTCAGTTTAGAGGAATGCAAATAAAGTATGtccttgcaaaaaaaaaaaaaaaaaaaaaaatttaagaggTTAACGTTCGACAATAAGTAATATCTTTCgttttaataattaattgtataacaacaattttaacaaaaataattacaattatATGAAAAT containing:
- the LOC103503687 gene encoding germin-like protein subfamily 2 member 4, which translates into the protein MDASKVLVFFVLFIAATTIPSFHAFDPDLLQDLCVADTSKGIKVNGFPCKEDTNITASDFFFAGLATPAVVNNSIGFAATQANVDSVPGLNTLGISLNRVEYSPNGGLVPPHTHPRATEIIFILEGELDVGFITTANKLISKTIKKGEVFVFPVGLLHYQQNNKDKPASAIVAFNSQLPGILVVAPALFSSSPAIDNDVLGRTFQIGTDKVGEIKSRFAPS